In Macaca fascicularis isolate 582-1 chromosome X, T2T-MFA8v1.1, one DNA window encodes the following:
- the HTR2C gene encoding 5-hydroxytryptamine receptor 2C isoform X2: MFYFQQRPSCTSALYRWIGVSVPIPVIGLRDEDKVFVNNTTCVLNDPNFVLIGSFVAFFIPLTIMVITYCLTIYVLRRQALMLLHGHTEEPPGLSLDFLKCCKRNTAEEENAANPNQDQNARRRRKKERRPRGTMQAINNERKASKVLGIVFFVFLIMWCPFFITNILSVLCEKSCNQKLMEKLLNVFVWIGYVCSGINPLVYTLFNKIYRRAFSNYLRCNYKVEKKPPVRQIPRVAATALSGRELNVNIYRHTNEPVIKKASDNEPGIEMQAENLELPVNPSSVVSERISSV; this comes from the coding sequence gtGTATCAGTTCCTATCCCTGTGATTGGACTGAGGGACGAAGACAAGGTGTTCGTGAACAACACGACGTGCGTGCTCAACGACCCAAATTTCGTTCTTATTGGGTCCTTCGTAGCTTTCTTCATACCGCTGACGATTATGGTGATTACCTATTGCCTGACGATCTACGTTCTTCGCCGACAAGCTTTGATGTTACTGCACGGCCACACCGAGGAACCGCCTGGACTAAGTCTGGATTTCCTGAAGTGCTGCAAGAGGAATACGGCCGAGGAAGAGAACGCTGCAAACCCTAACCAAGACCAGAACGCACGccgaagaaggaagaaggagagacgTCCTAGGGGCACCATGCAGGCTATCAACAATGAAAGAAAAGCTTCGAAAGTTCTTGggattgttttctttgtgtttctgatCATGTGGTGCCCATTTTTCATTACCAATATTCTGTCGGTTCTTTGTGAGAAGTCCTGTAACCAAAAGCTCATGGAAAAGCTTCTGAATGTGTTTGTTTGGATTGGCTATGTGTGTTCAGGAATCAATCCTCTGGTGTATACTCTCTTCAACAAAATTTACCGAAGGGCATTCTCCAACTATTTGCGCTGCAATTATAAGGTAGAGAAAAAGCCTCCTGTCAGGCAAATTCCAAGAGTTGCCGCCACTGCTTTGTCAGGGAGGGAGCTTAATGTTAACATTTATCGGCATACCAATGAACCGGTGATCAAGAAAGCCAGTGACAATGAGCCCGGTATAGAGATGCAAGCTGAGAATTTAGAGTTACCAGTAAATCCCTCCAGTGTGGTTAGCGAAAGGATTAGTAGTGTGTGA